CGCGCCGTCCTCCAGCGGGCCGGTCTCAACGAGTCGTCACCCCAACGAGCGAGGGGCGTTCAACCGCCGCTGGCCACTGAGCGGTGTGGGCGAGCACGAGGATACGCCGCGGCGCCACCGGGACCGAGGGCGCTCGCTCCAGCTGTCGGCTTGCAACGCCGGGTTCGGGCGCTTCGTGGCGCCGGCCCTATCGGTACACGTCTCGCCGGTTCCCCACTTTGACCACCTCGACGACGAGCACGTCGTCGGCGACCGTGTAGACGATCCGGTATTCGCCCTGCCGGACCCGGTACGCGCCCCGGCCCGTGAGCTTGGTGCAACCGGGCGGACGCGGGTCGTCGGCGAGCGCGCCGATCCGGTCCACCACGCTCTGGCGGTCCTTCATGCGACCGATGGCTCGGATCTCCTTGGCCGCGCTCCGCTTCACCTCGATCCGGTACCGCCCCGGCATCAGATGGCGCCCTCCGCCTTGAGGTCTCGGACGAACGACTCGAACGAGACGGTCGGCTCGTCGGCCCGGTCGCGGAGCGCGGCGAGGTCGTCGGCGTCCTCAGCCAGGAGCACGCGGACGGCCTCGTTGACCACGTCGGAAACGGACCGGTCGGTCTCGGCCGCCTTGAGGCGGAGCGCCTTATGGAGGGCGGAGTCGAAGTAGACGGTCGCGCGCTTCGGGCTGGCAGCAGGCATGGTTGTGACTATGACGTTGTAGCGTCAAGACGTTCCAGCGTAGCACCGGGTTTCGAGAAGCGCGCGAATGATTGATTGGCCGCTTAGCCGCGACGGGCGGCGCTGGCGGCAAGAACGAGCGCAAGGATACGCCGACGCCCGAACGAGCTGAGAACGCTTGCGCCCGGCGTCGGCCTACAGCGGCTGGTTACGCCGCGCGATGAGACCAGCGCCACTTCAAGAGCGGCAACGAGAGAGCCGCACCGGCCAGTCCCGTCACCACGTCCCACAGGTCTGCGGTTTGCCGCGGCATCGCGAGATGGGCCACTTCGGCCAGAGACACGAGGGCACCGGCGAGAACGACCGACGCGACGGGCGGCGTCGCGGCGGCGAGCGCCTGCCACGCCGCGAGCGTCCCACCAGCGAAGAAGCTGGGGGCCACGCCGAGCGTCCAGTGTCCACGGATGCCCGCTTCGGACGCCCACGAACGGAGCGGCCCGACCGCCGCGATCCACAGTACGAACGCGGCGACGACGAACGCGAGCAGCCAGCGGTCGGGATGCCGAAGCCTCGCTACAACGTCGTCGAGCACAGCAGATCGGGAGCGCGGTGTAACGAGGGGCCGCTTAGCCGCCGGAGGCGATGGCACGGCGGGTGGACGAGCGAAAGTAGGCGCCTTCGCCCGGACGAGCCAGGAACGCTGAGGCCCCCGGTCGGCCTACAGCGGCGGGTTGGGCCGCCCGGGCTCAGCGCGGGTACACCATCTGGTTCCGCTCTGCATGGACCACGAACACCTCGTCTTCGAGTCGGCTCACCCACCGCTCCTCGCGCCCCTCCGGGACCCCGAAGACGACGAGGTCCTGACCCCGGTACACGTTGACGACGTCGAGCCCGCCTTGGGCCGCGATGAGCGCCCGGACGTGCTCCTCGTCCGCCGCACGCCGGACTACGACCTCGACCCCGTCCCCCCGCCACACCCGCGCCGTGTCGACGAGCGGGTCGGCGGACAGCGCGGCGAGGTAGTCCTCGGGGGCGCCGGAGCGGACGACGGTCTGGACGAGGTACACCGGGGGGAGCGCGACCTGCTCGACCTCGATGCTGTGCTCGCGGGCGTACGCCTCAAGAAAGGCCGGCTCGACGTATCGGACCGAGGCAACGACCTCTCCGGGGATGAACGGGTCGTCGGACTCGAAGGCGTCGCACCCAGCGAGGAGCGCCGGAGCGAGTAGGAGTGCGAGAGCGGGGACGGAGCGCACGGTGATCGGGCAGAGGTGAGCCGCAACGGTAGGTCGGACGACGAACCTTGTAAAGTGCCAAGCAGAGCGCCCAACGTGAGGCGGCCCAACAGCTGGCCGCTTAGCCGCCGGGGCTGGCGGCGCGGCGGGTGGACGA
This sequence is a window from Rubrivirga marina. Protein-coding genes within it:
- a CDS encoding type II toxin-antitoxin system RelE family toxin — translated: MPGRYRIEVKRSAAKEIRAIGRMKDRQSVVDRIGALADDPRPPGCTKLTGRGAYRVRQGEYRIVYTVADDVLVVEVVKVGNRRDVYR
- a CDS encoding ribbon-helix-helix domain-containing protein, with protein sequence MPAASPKRATVYFDSALHKALRLKAAETDRSVSDVVNEAVRVLLAEDADDLAALRDRADEPTVSFESFVRDLKAEGAI